The Ictalurus punctatus breed USDA103 chromosome 17, Coco_2.0, whole genome shotgun sequence sequence aacatatatttacatttgtcaCTTTAGAAAATAGTTTACAATTTTAATCATACACGTTTAAGTGAGGTAGAAATGCTTTAtgaattacaaccccaattccgaaaaagttgggacagtaaggaaaatgccaataaaaataaagtggagtgatttgtaaatgtactttgacttgtatttgaaaaaaagaaaagaaaaaaaaaacgtataaagacaaggtatttgatgttttacctaatcaactgcacagtttttttttttaaggtaaacgtttattttgaaattgatgcatgaaacactttccaaaaaaagttgggacagggtcaatttaggactaatagcgatgtgacaagttaaaatatgaaggtgatgtgaaacaggtgtcaataatctaatcatagtataaaatgagcctccaaaaaaggcctagtccttcaagagcaaggatgggtcgaggctcgccaatctgccaagaGATGcctcagcgaataatccaacactttgagaacaacattccccaaagacaaaccGGTAGGATTTttggcatttcaccttctacagagcacaatataattaaaagtttcaaggaatccggtcaaatctcagtgcgtaaagggcaaggccgaaaaccacttctgaatgtgcaatctctgatccctcagatgtcactgtcttaaaaataTGACTCTGTAACAGATATCCTGAAATGggttcgggaatactttggtaaacctttgtcagtgaacaccattcgccactgcatccacagatgcaagttaagactttactgtgcaaagcagaagccatacatcaacactgtccagaagtgccgccgacttctctgggctcggtctcatctgagatggacagtagaatagtggaatcgtgttttgtgatcagatgagtcaacatttcaaatagttttttttttaaaaaacagtcgTCGTGTTCTTTGGGTAAAGAGGATAAGGACCATCCATGcggttatcagcatcaggtccaaaggccagtgtctgtcatggtatggggctgtgtcagtgcccatggcatgggtaacctgcacatctgtgaggacaccattaatgcagaaagatatgtacacattttggagcaacatatgctgccatccagaacaggacaacgccaaaccaaaTTATAAGCACATTGTTGTGTAAACAGAAAGTGTGGGTGCTAGTATGGCCTGCCTGCATTCCTGACCtatctccgattgagaatgtgtggcgcattataaAGTGCAAAATAATCGAACGAAGGTACTGTACAGCTGCgtagctgaagaaatgcataatggatgaatgggggctGGGGGGGAGGGTGGGGGCTGGGGGggattctgcttgctaaacttaaacAACTGGTGTGTTCAGTGCCCAAATGCTtaaaaagtgttattaaaagaaaaggtgatgttacacagtggtaaacactGACTGTTCCCAACGTTtttgagtgtgttgcagtcgtcatatttgaaatgagtgtatattttcaaaaagaaattaaattcacaaagaacatcagataatgtgttaataatgtgttttcaatatagtacagggtgaactgaattttcaaatgacactttttttttttttgcatttccatattgtcccaactttttcagaattggggatGTAGCATTGTTACCTCTTCCAGCAAATTCCTCTGAATGGTGTTTTTAACTGTTCATGGACTTTCAGAGACGTTGCCTCCTATTGTACTTTTAAATCTTTGCTGTGTTGTACATTGGGAGTCTTTGTCTGAATACAGTTATATTATTGGGTGGAAGGCCTGAATACATTTAGTCAGCCCATTCTTCCAGAGCTTGCTCAGTGGAGTTCATTCCCTCTGACAGGCTTCTCTACAAATGTAGACATGCGTATGGGATCAAACAGAGACAAATCACACAAGGTCAGTGTCTACCTTTTTCTGTATGTCTATGTAAATTACAGTTTGGTCTCTtgacatttatttctgtaacaCACAAAAGTTGCTATAGAAGTTGGTACATATTATAGAACCACTGTATACGTGTAGCTCTCAATGAACAAGCATCGGATAATATTATATTGTGTAAAACATTCCAGCAGTTTTCTACCTTTTTATTTAGTACACCTGTAGGATATGTGTGATTATCATAGAAAAGAATTTCCACACATTTATGTGTACCTTGAATGCTAAACACACTTACAGTGGATGTCAAAAGTATTTGTAAATTAGGATTTGCACTGCAGTGCAGCAGAAAGTGTTTCTGCCTCACAGGTCAATGATCCCCGGTAtcatcctgagctcaggttactgtttcacatgttctccttaTGTCTGTATGGGTTTCTTCCTACCTCTCTAAAACATTTTGGTAAACGTTTAACTCTAAAATGCCCCCAGAGAGGAGTACATATACGTGCATGGTATGTATATGCTAAATAGTCTCCACATTCAcaacaaccctgaccaggataaagcagttactgaagatgtatAAATGATGATGAATGAAATTATAACCATCATACTCCAACAATAAAGCATTtagaatgagaaagagaatgTCTCAGCATTATGTAGTTTATAGTTTTATGCAGCTTTCAGCACAAGCAATTTTGAGTATTCATGCATAATCAAACCCACActataatgtaaatgtgaaataaaatagtAATCCCTAAAAGAATTAGATAAATGTAGATTTTGATTTACATGTGCGTCAttctttattatcttcagcaacgGCGTTATCCTAATCACGGCTTCATCCAAGGGACACTAAGTAAGAGGTTGGGGGATTCATCATTGATGGGACATTTTCTAAATTTGCATAATTCTAATGGTCTATTGATTCCTCAAATTCCCTTAGATTAATATCTGTGGTAATTACATATACACAACCGATACAGTGGATAGAGATCAGATTTGAAAAATGCTGGAGTATTTCTACAAGggtttttcattcattataaGCCAGCTCTTTTGCCCTCACAGTGTAAAGCATGGGAGACTGGTCAATTCTGGGACGCTTCCTAGTGGAGGTTCAGAACCACTCCACAGTGATCGGGAAGATCTGGCTGACCGTGTTGCTGATCTTCCGAATCCTGCTGGTGACTCAGATAGGAGATGCAGTGTACAGTGACGAGCAGTCCAAGTTCATCTGCAACACACTCCAGCCGGGCTGCAACAACGTCTGCTACGACACGTTTGCGCCAGTCTCACATCTGCGCTTCTGGGTCTTCCAGATTGTCCTGGTCTCTacaccatccatcttctatatcatCTATGCTCTCcacaaaattaccacagatgaGAAGGCTCGGACAGAGCGACCCCAGCTCCACCACCCACATGTTGAGTATGTCAGGCAGTCGGGTGGAGAAGGTGACGTTTATTTGGGAGGTAAGCCATCAAATGGGTTACAAGATGAGGAAAGTCCCAGTGAGGAGGAGTGTATGGAGAAGAGCCTCCTGCAGGATGATGACAGAGAGGTTGGCAAGGACCCTACGGAATATTCGGGCCCGATTTTATTGATATACATTGTCCATGTGGTTCTTCGATCCATTCTAGAGATCATGTTCCTGGTGGGTCAATACTATATGTTTGGATTTAAGGTGCCATTTCTGTTTCGCTGCAAGGCCTACCCATGCCCAACTCGAACTGACTGCTTTGTGTCACGTGCTACTGAGAAGACCATATTCCTAAACTTCATGTTCAGCACTAGTCTCGGCTGCTTTCTTCTCAACATCGCTGAGCTTCACTATCTAGGCTGGGTCTATATCTTCCGCATATTATATACAGCATGTTTACGGTGTTGTGAATCTAAAAGGAAACTGCATGTTTCCCACAGTCCTTTGCAGCTTAGGCTCAGTCATTCAATGCGAGGCAGGCTGATTCTGCAGTCCTCCTCTTCAGCCACTCTGTCCCAGGAGAAGACAGCCACTGCCTTGCTCTCACATGGACCATCCATTTCTTTTGAGACAGACTCAACACTAGAGTGCACCTCGAGGACAAacccagaagaaaaaaagtgcaCAGGAATAAAATCAGCCAACATAGCTAAGTTGAGCAGCAAGAAGTCTTGGTTATGAGTGACCGTTACTGCCTTTTATTATTGCTCAAGCACCAGCAAAATGCTTGACATAATACATTATACCCTTTGATTTGCTTACACTAATTGTACAGAGTAATATATCAGTTTaaaatgtaaggaataaaaataattggAATATGCTATTCACAAAGGAAAATACTCAGTGGCAGCATGATGTGATACATTagcaccctgaagttgattattttcatgtaaGAGCAcactctgaaatgttttattcctcttaaacatCAGCAATTTGTGAATggttagatttttaaaaatgaatttaattacAGCATGTTGTATTTTCTATCAGTTTATATggtcacatttaatgttgtcgTACATCCaagaaacaagttagttcctgttatcagtcACATTATAGCgactataaacagtcgttccctcacagGTGTTTAATTGACTTATTTTAAGAAAGCGGAATGCACAAACTTGCCtatcctgacactggagactccttccacaaacgaCAAATTAATGTTTCCTTAAAGAAAGCTTCACAATATCAACTGTtatactttgtttgtttgtttagtagcAGCACATTTTTAGTCactttattattagattatgtggtgtctgtcatacaagtccctgtggattagcggttactatagaaacaataaggaTAACATTAATAGAAACCCATTATTAGAATTACATTCAGAACTACTGATAGAACTGCTGtgatagaaaattaatcaacaccttctgaccaatcagattcattGTAATATACAAAGATTATCTGATTATGCAGTTACTCTtcattgtaattttttaaaaagttatatttacCAGTTAATAGTGTTTAATGAAAGATGTGTGGAGAATATTACAGCTTTGTTTTTGTGGCTAATAATCTTTGTACTGAATGATTTTACCTTTTCTTTGGTGTATACTCTTATGCACATGGTAGTTCATGCTTCGTCCGAGGGAGGGCGCTTCTATTTGTAATTGCTTATATTTTCATCTCAACCTACTAgccatattcatttattaattttatgaaGCCAGACAGAACTGTGAAGTAAATAATGCTTTACCAGCACACTGAAACCTTGCATACAAATACTGTATACAAACAGAAACAAgcttaattaatttgtttatcaGAATAAAAGTGTGAGACTATCAGGAGTTTTGCCTGAAAGCTTAACTCAaccacagggggaaaaaaaaattaagaacaaCAAAACTTTGTGCACCGTAcattatttgcttgtttgtcttattaggttcaaatttgaaaatgtccaaaatgatcatacatgtttattaaatgtattatttttggGTTATCCGAGACAAATCACAAAATAGCTACTAAAGTATCCCCAGATAATCTTATAAATCTtttgaatattaaaatattttgtagAAAAAGTACATTGCTGTAAAGAAATtggatattttttaaatcaaaatttaAGGCCCCGTATTTTagatattttaatttataatcCATCTAGTCGAATAGACAATGGCCCACATGATCAAAAACTCATCTTGTACTTTCTAAATTGTGTTATTGTTCTGTTTCTTTGGCATTCTGATGAATGGTATTTTACACTGTTTACACTGACAAATGCAAAACAGGCCAACAACCACTAGTAGAAGCCACTTTGGACTCAAAAACACCATTTCCTGTTTAACTCCTTAAAGGCCCAGCTTATACAGTTATTTACAGtatcataaataaaacatattattcAATGACTTGCTTTCTACTAGaatacagtgaaactaatagaaATTGTACGgctgtgctcataaatttacataacattgcagaatctgcaaaatgttaataatttttaaaaaataataaaatcagagggatcataaaagtggcattttgttttttatttcatactGCCGAGAACAAGCTATTTCAcatagatgtttacatatagtgcCACAAGGCACAATAATAaccaaatttacacaaatgaacaagtacaaaagtttacatactcttatatacattaagagccagggggtgtaaacttttgaacaggaagATCAGTGTACATATCATCCtgttcttaatgtatcgtgttgccttcttgagcatcagtgaatatttgcaccttatgtaatagctTTGTATGAATCCTTCAATTGTCctaagtgtgaaaagatggatataaacataatataacCACTGCTGGAAAGAGGTAAAATAAGcaaaagatgctggaaaagtaaagaatgtgcaggacctggaggatttttctgaagaaccgtgggcagtttaactgctcagtacaaacaagggactcatgaactttcacaaaacaaagGCTTAAGAACCAAGGGTATGCATAATTTTGAATGGGTTCTTTGTGTAAatacagttattattgtgtcttgtggactatatgtaaacatctgttatgtgaaatagcttattcagagcagtttgaaataaaaaaataaaaagcaattttaatgatctctcttattaaaacaaaaacaatttgcagatcatgcaaatgtaaatttatgagcacaactgtatgtaGTTATGAGAGTGAGGAATAGAAATCTGTATCTTATGACGGGTCCTGGCAGTTTAAGATAGAG is a genomic window containing:
- the LOC108278276 gene encoding gap junction delta-2 protein; amino-acid sequence: MGDWSILGRFLVEVQNHSTVIGKIWLTVLLIFRILLVTQIGDAVYSDEQSKFICNTLQPGCNNVCYDTFAPVSHLRFWVFQIVLVSTPSIFYIIYALHKITTDEKARTERPQLHHPHVEYVRQSGGEGDVYLGGKPSNGLQDEESPSEEECMEKSLLQDDDREVGKDPTEYSGPILLIYIVHVVLRSILEIMFLVGQYYMFGFKVPFLFRCKAYPCPTRTDCFVSRATEKTIFLNFMFSTSLGCFLLNIAELHYLGWVYIFRILYTACLRCCESKRKLHVSHSPLQLRLSHSMRGRLILQSSSSATLSQEKTATALLSHGPSISFETDSTLECTSRTNPEEKKCTGIKSANIAKLSSKKSWL